The Pseudomonadota bacterium sequence GGCTTACTACGAGAGGATGTCCAAGCTGCTGGATGCCCTGATCGAGCAGCGGCGCAAGGGGATGGTGAGCTACAAGGACTATCTGGACAAGATCGCCAGGCTGACGAAAGAGGCAACGAAGCCGGGCGGTGGGCCGGGCGGCTACCCGGCGGCGATCAACACCGCGGGCAAGCGGGCGCTCTACAACAATCTGGGCAAGGACGAGAAGCTGGCTCTGCTCGTCGACAAGGCAGTGCAGGAAAGCCGGCAGGACGGTTGGCGTGGCAATGCGATGAAGACACGGCGCGTGCGGAACGCGATCAAGGCGGTGCTTGAAAAGGCATTTCTAGAAACGCAGGCGGCCGGGTTCAACGGGGATCCGAAAGGGCGCGGCCGAGTACAGCGTGCGCGCGAGTGAGCCGGTCTATTGCTTGAGGTCTTCCTGAGGAATCGGAGCGATTTCCTTCCCAGCACGAAGTCGTGCTGTTCCTCTTCCCTTCGAGGGCGACACGAGGTAATGCACCGGGCGATCGCCTCGCGCATCTCCTTGAGCATGCTTCGAGTGCCGCGCGAATGGGCGCACAAACCCGGGTGTTGCCGGTAAAGCTCCGGTAAAGTTTGCAGGTGAACCGGCTTTTTTTACCGCTTCGGCCGGTAGCTCAGCCCAGTAGTCGCGCCAGCGACTGACTTATCTCATTGAAGAATAAGCGCAATACACTGCGGGCCGGGACCGGGCACGCAACTTGACCCGGATAGGGAGCGTCCGGCTGCGGCCGGGGACCCGCACATCACCAACCATTTCGAACACAGGAGGACGGACCATGAATTGGGACCAAGTAGAGGGTAATTGGAAGCAGTTCAAAGGCAAAGCCCAGCAGGTCTGGGGTGACCTTACCGACGATGAGCTGGATATCATCCAAGGGAAGCGCCAGGAGCTCGTAGGCCGGTTGCAGAAGACGTATGGCTATACGAAGGAAAGGGCGGAGCAGGAGGCAGACAAGTGGGCTAGAGAGTTGTCCTAAGCGTTGCGGATCAGCGTCAGGCTCGCTGCCGCTCTCCGAGTCCGCTCCCGCGGTCCTGGAGAGCGGCACGCCGATCCCGCAGGTTCTTGCTTGCTGATCTTCGTGCTGCGCCACTGCAATTGGGCGAGGGTGCGTAGCGCCCAATGGTTATCGGTTGCGGATGTGGCACACAGAAGTGTACAGTTGCGGATGTGGCATACAGAAGTGAATTAGAAACATCGGAATCATTGAACTAGGAGAAAAGCGATGTCATTGGGAACCATACTGTTGATCGTACTGATCGTGCTCCTGATCGGGGCCGCGCCGACCTGGCCGTATAGCAGCGCATGGGGCTATGGCCCGAGCGGACTCTTGGGTGTTGTGTTGGTCGTCGTGCTTATCCTATTGCTCTTGGGCAGGATCTAGCGCAAAACGGGTCGAGACCGCGCAAACCGGCCAGCCATTGCAAGGCCATGGCCGTGTGGGGCTACCGCAGGGCGGTGACCGCCTTGCGTCGTTTAAACCTTGTACGACGAGACGAGGATCCTGTTATGAACACTCGCGACGTGATTTCAACGCTAAACGACCTCATTGAAACCTGCAAGGATGGCGAAGAAGGATTTCGCACCTGTGCCGAGAACGTTCGGAACGCTGAGCTCAAGGGCGTGTTTATGGAGCGTTCGCAACACTGCGCGAAGTCTGCAGAGGGGCGCGTTGCACCGTCGTTGGCTGAACGTCAAAACCGTGATCACCAGCAAGGACGAGGCGGCCGTGCTTGCCGAATGTGAACGCGGCGAGGACATGGCAGTCGTGGCATACAAGGACGCCTTGGCGCAGGATCTCCCTAGTGATGTTCGCAAGCTGATCGAGCGGCAATATCAAGGAGCGATCGCCAACCATGACCTCGTGCGCGGCTTGCGCGATAGCTTTAGTGCCGCGGCTTAAGCGGTAGCGTCACGCGGCTCCCCCCTGCCGGCGAAGCGCACTGGGAACGTGGTGCCTATCATGTTTAAACAGCAGTTTTCCACCATCGATCGAGACGATCTCGAGCAACGAATGGCAGCGCACAGCCTCAATAACAAGGACCGGCACCGAGGCTTTGCGCTCGTTAACGTCCTCGGCGAAGGAGCATTTGCAATGGCGCACATACCGGGCTCGATCAATATCCCGCACGGTAATGAAGACGTGTTCGAGCGGCGCTTTGCCAAGGACAAGGAGATCATCGTCTACTGCGCCTCTCCCGATTGCTCCGCCTCGGACAACGTCGCGGCAGCGCTGGTGACTCGCGGCTTTCGAAGGGTGTTTGACTACGCCGGGGGTTTGAGCGACTGGCAACAAGGCGGATACTCGATCGCTTCGTCGCCTTCGATAGAAGACGCGCCTACGCTGCCACCGCTATCGTGAGCGGCGAGGCGGGCCCGCATTCAACTGCTCATGGAGGCTCCGTTTTGAGCTCGGACACCTCGCCCAGCGCAATGTCTCGGATGGGGCGGGTCGGCAAAAGTTATTAGGCGAAGCGAAGGTAAATCCTGGTACGTTATCTCCTACCGATGTAATCGGAGGGTTATCCCATGGCTCGATGCGATCTGTGCGGCAATGACTACGACAAGGCCTTTGAAGTTCGGCTGGCCGGCCAGACCCACACCTTTGACAGCTTTGAATGCGCCATTCATGCGCTCGCACCCACCTGCGCGCATTGCGGCTGCAAGATCGTCGGCCACGGGGTGGAAGCGGAGGGTAACTTCTACTGTTGTGCCCACTGCGCGCACCAGGTCGGGATCGGCGGGCTGCGCGATCGGGCCTGAGTTACGCTCCGGAGGGAAGGTCGAGGATAGGGGAGTCCAAGATGGAATCAGACACAGTTAATCGACTGCTCAGGAACGAGCTGTCATCGGTAGAGACCTATCGACAAGCGCTCGACAGGTTCCGGCAGGACTTCGGACAGGTGGCGGCGTTCCAGGAGCTGGATACTCTTTATCGGGACCATGAAGATGCGGTGCGCATCCTCGAGACCCAGGTGGAACAGCTAGGGGGAGAGCCGGTACCCGACTCCGGCGTATGGGGCTCGTGGGCCAAGCTTGTCATGGGAAGCGCAGAACTTCTCGGCGAAAAGGCCGCACTCAAGGCCTTACGCGAGGGCGAGGAGAGTGGCGCGAAGGACTACCGGGAGGCAGCGCAAGAGGCGGACGTGTCATCGGAGGTCAAGAGCTTGATTGAGAATAACCTGCTGCGGCGAGCGCAGGCTCACGTGCAAGTGCTCGAGGACCTCATGCAAGGGCTCTAACCAAACGGGTCCGCTCCGGTCCGGGGATTCCGGATACGTATTGCTGCGCGCCCGCCGGGGTGGACACTCGCATCGCGACCGCCTCGCTGGAGCTGGGCCAGACGGTCCTCGAAGAAGAGATCCAACGGAAGACCCACACGAGCACGCCCACGCGAGTGCGCCGCTTCCTCTCGCGCTTCATGATCCGTTGTCGTCGTATCGTTGAGCATCGAGCTCTTGGTCGTGGTATTTGGGCTCGTCCACGATGACCCGGCGCAACTACCCGCGGCCTCGGCGATCGGCATCGCCGTCGCTGTGTTGTTGGCGGGATGGGGCCTCTTTATCTGGTTTAACAAGCATGCCGAGGAGGTGGAGCCGGAGGCGATGGAACGGACCAAGCGTGAGGACACACAGATCGGCTAGGAACGATCTCGAGGCAGCAGAGGCCAAGGCCAATGGAAGACGAGCAACGGGCTTTCTTACGCTTGAGCGTGGCCTTGGCCATCGGCCTCCTGATCGGGGTGGAGCGCGGTTGGAAAGAGCGCGAGGCCCGGGAGGGCGAACGCGTCGCCGGGGTGCGCACCTACGGTCTCATCGGGCTTTTGGGCGGGGGCATGGCCCTAGTCGCCGAGCGTCTCGGCCCACTACCCCTGGCCTTGGCCTTCCTGGCCCTGGCGGGGGTGCTGACCGCGGCCTATGCGATCAATGTAGAGCGCGACGACGACGCGGGCATCACCAGCCTAGTCGCGGGGCTTCTGACGTTCGCATTCGGTGCGCTGGCCGCACTCGGCCAGGTGGCCGTCGCCGCCGCCTCCGCGGTGGTCACGACCCTATTGCTGAGCTTCAAGCCGGTGCTGCACCGCTGGGTGAGCGCGCTGGAGAGAAAGGAGCTGCGGCGCGCCGGGCTCAAGCTGCTCTTGATCTCGGTGGTGCTCCTGCCGATCCTCCCCGACCGGGGCTATGGTCCCTGGCAGGCCCTGAATCCCTACCAGATCTGGTGGATGGTGGTATTGATCGCGGGCATCTCCTTCGCCGGTTATTTCGCCATCAAGCTCGCGGGCGCCCGCAAGGGCGTGATGATGATCGCGGGCTTGTGCGCCGGTGTAGCCTCGTCCACGGCCTTGACCCTGCACTTCTCGCGGATGGCACGCCGAGAACCCGATGCGACCCCCGTGCTGGCCACCGGGATCTTGCTCGCCTGTGGCACCATGTATCCGCGGATGTTGCTGATCGCAGGACTGATCAACGCTCAGTTGTTGCAGCGCTTGTGGGTGGCTGCGGCCGTCATGGCCGCGCTGGTCTACGGCACGGCGTTATGCTACTGGCGGTCTGCCGCAGGAAAGGAAGAGACGCGCGCGGCTGCACCCTTGGAGAACCCGCTGGAGCTAAGGGTGGCGCTCGGCTTCGGTGCCCTGCTCGCGGTGATCATGATCTTGGGTGAAGCCCTCAAGGCCTGGCTGGGGGAGGCGGGTGTCCTGATGCTCGCGGGCGCTTCCGGCGTGGCGGAAGTGGATGCCATCACCCTCTCGCTCGCCCGCATGAGCCGGGGAGATCTCGCGCCGGGCGTCGCCGTCCTGGTGACCGCGGCCGCCGCCAACAGCCTCCTCAAAAGCGCGATGGCCGCCGGCATCGGCGGGAGGCAGCTCGGGCTGCGGGTCGGCGTACCGCTCCTCGCGGCCTCCGCCGGCGGCCTGCTGGCGGTATGGTGTTTGACTACTTCAGTATGAGCAGCGGTGTAGCGGCGCGGCCGAATGAGATCTACCGCGAGTCGCGACGACAGGAACAACCGTTCCGAAATCTTGTTAAGAGCCGAAGGTTGTAGAGTTGCATCCGGTTCCACTGGAAGGAGAGATCTGGGCGCGCCTTTCAAGCCCTGCGCCCCTTACCCGTTCAGACTGCTGATTAGGCTCCTCCCCGGTTTTGCGTACCTGGTTCCACCTCTTCTTAATCTCGCGCCATTCCGCCCAGTGGCACTGCCGCCACCGGTCGTCGATGTGATTTAGGTTCATGGTAATCGCCTCTCATAAAGACCTTACTGGGCGGAGGTATCCGCCTCGATATATAGTTTGTCGAGTCAAGGTCCGCGCCAGCGCCGGAGGCTGTGGATATATTTGTAATTACAATGACATAGCAACGCCAATTGCACGTTGATGCAGACGTCGCACTCGCCGGCATCCGTAAAAATTGCGAGCTGCTTGTAGATCGTACCGGATGGAACCGATTGGGTGGTGTCTTGCTGCGCGCCGTGCGGGACGTTGCGGGGCCTGACAAGGGAATGTACGCTAAGGCTCCCGAGCCCCCTACTCTCGTCGCAACACATCGCCGTGAGGAGATTGCAATGCAAGCCTTCACTTGCCAAGCCTGCCAGCAACTGATCTTTTTCGAGAACGTGCAGTGCCTGCGCTGCGGACGCACCCTCGGTTATCTATCCGAGGTGGCGGTCCTCAGCGCCCTGGAACCGCTCGGGGGTGATCTCTGGCGAGCACTTGACCCCGAGGCCGGTTCTCGATCTTACCGCATGTGCCGGAACTACCGTCAGGAGAACGTATGTAACTGGATGGTGCCCGCCGAGGAGAGCGACACGCTGTGCCTGGCCTGCCGGTTCACCCGAACCATCCCCGACCTCGCGGTGCCGGAGCATCGCGGTCTATGGCAGCGGCTCGAAGTCGCCAAACGCAGACTCATTTATGGTCTCCTTGGGCTGGGGCTCCCGCTCATCAACAAACAGCAAGACGCCGAGCGAGGGCTGGCCTTCGCCTTTCTCGCCAGCCCGGACCCGCAATTTCGAGAAACCGACGCGGTGAGGACCGGGCACGAACAGGGCTTGATTACGCTTGACATCAAGGAAGCCGACGATGCGGTGCGGGAACGGACGCGCCTTGAGATGAGCGAGGTCTATCGTACGCTGCTCGGCCATTTCCGGCATGAGAGCGGCCATTACTACTGGGAACGTCTGATCCGCTCCACCGAACACCTCGATTCCTGGCGCGCGCTTTTCGGCGACGAGCGGTCTGATTATGCTCAGGCGCTCCGAAACTATTACAACAACGGGCCGCCAGCGGACTGGCAAGACCATTTCGTGAGCAACTACGCCAGCGCGCACCCCTGGGAAGACTGGGCGGAGAGCTGGGCGCACTACCTGCACATCGTCGATACCCTGGAGACCGCACGGAACTTCTCGCTGCGAGTCATCACCCCCAAGGGCGCCGCTGGCGCATCGATAGCGGCCCCGGACGGGGTCACGGCCTACCGGCCGCACTCGATCGAGACGATGATAGCGAGCTGGTTGCCGCTAACGTATGCTATCAACGGCATGAACCGGAGTATGGGGCAGCCGGATATGTACCCCTTCGCGCTCTCGCCGAGGGCGATCGAAAAACTTGGATTTGTCCACCACGTCGTCAGCGGCGCCGCACAGCCGTACAACGTAAGATAGCTCCTACTGCTACATGGGTATTGTGAGCCTTGGTTTGCATGCCTTAAAACTTGGCGGAGAGGCTGATCGCCCCGAAGCGATCGCCTCGATCCTGTTCCTCGAATTCCTGGGTGCGGTAGACGTGGGTATACGCGAGCTGTAGCCACCCGACCCGATCGTGACGACCGCGCCGACCTGAATGTCGGCGACCAAGGGCTCCTTGTCGACGCTCAGACTATCGCCGTCGGCGTTGCCGTCGAGAAAGATGTTATAGGCGATGGCGCGTCCATCCACGCCGGCGAATAGATACCAGCCAAACGTGTTCCGGGGCACAAAGAAACCCGAGCCGGGGAGGCTCGGGCGGATGCGCGGGGGGCCAAAGTCATTGCTCAGGTCCTTCCCGAACCGGAGCGTGATCCCGGTATTGAGATACGTGCCGACGTTACCGAGGCTTCCGCCCAGGTGCGGCGTGAGATCGATACCAAAGCCCGACTCCCGGAACTCGGCCAGGTTGCGCCACTTGCGTTCGTAGATCAGCGCCACGCCCGGCTAGTCATCGAGCTCGTTGTCCCAGCCGTTGGCGTCGTCCGCTCCTAGCAAATCATGGAAGGCGTTCTGGACCTCCTCACCCTGCGCCGACGATCCGACCACGCCCACGTCCAGCTCCCAGGTGCTCAGCGTATCCTCGGTCTCCCCCAGCACGGCGAGACCGCCATAGAGCCAGCCGGCATAAGGGCGCTGATCGCGTAGCGGCTCCCGCGCCGCCGTATCGTCCGGGGTATAGATGTTCTGGCCCAGCACATAACCCGCCCGCAAGGCGGAACCTTCGGGTATACCAGGCAGCACCGCCGCGAAGGCCCTCAAAAACCCAGGCACTGTGTCCCTGGGCGAAAGGTAAGAGAACTGCAGGCCGTTGGTGTAATGGCGGTCGGTGCCGGCAAACTTGTCGTTCTCGACCACTACGTTAAAGGTTCCCTCTGGCTCCTCCAGGCCCTCCTCTGCGGCGCCGGGGGCGCCCAAACCGACTACGAGTAGCGGCAAGCCGAGGTTCACCTTACAGGACGTGCTGATCCTGGTCTCAAACATGAGAATCCCCTTTAAGGTGCCGCTACGCCCTCCCAGCGTACGATAGGCACCGTCGAGATTGCACTCATCGGCGATCCCTCGATGATCTTGGTACTGATGGCGATGTACACGAGGGCGTTGCGTTTACGATCGTACAGGCGGTGGACCTGCGTCTCTTTGAACAAGATGGAGGTATTGGCACTGAAGACCTCTCGTTCCTCCGATATCTTCTCCGTCACCGCGATGGGACCGGTTTGACGGCAAGAAACCCCGAACCGGGAGGGGTCTTCGGCCAAACCAAGTGGTCCTTTGATGCCACCGGTTCTGGCCTGACTGATATGACAAGACACCCCCGGGATCTCAGGGTCATCGAAGGCTTCGACACAGACCTTATCGTTGGCGCCTAGGAATCGGAAGGTAGTCGAGATACACCCGATCTCTTCAGCGTGCGCCTGCCCTACGATGAGCATCGCCAAGCCTATGAAACATGCTATTTTCATACGTAACTCCGACATCAAAGAAATCAATAAAGCTCGCCGCCTGGCAACACCGGTGCCACCCGGGGCATACGCGCCCGCCGCCCGGCCAATCTCACTGGTATGGGCACTGGTTGGTAATGGCCCCGAGAGACCTTGGTGGTGCCGTCTCGACGTCTGCGACGCGTACCGCTCGCAGGGCCACTGCGCCCGTCGGCGAGCGCGACCTCTCCCAGCACCGGGCCGACATCGACGTGCACGAAATACACGAAACCGAGCCGCGGACGGTAGTCGACGCCACCGCCCTCGAAGTGCGGCATTCGCCCGCTTAGCGGTCATGCAATCCTACGGTACAGAAGACACGGAATTCCATTACCCTTATCGCAGGTATATCGATAGCACTCCAGTAGCGGGGCGATGTCAGAGTCGGCATCCGCCGGTTCCTCTCCCCACCGCTTCAGCTTCCGCATTGCCCGGCGCAGCAGTCGTTGCTTGCGTTTCAACCCATGTGTACGGACATCGCCTATCATAATCAATGCCCCTTCGAGCGCCCGCTCACCGCTCGCTCGCCTGGAAGCTTGTCCATGTCCTCGCTTATCGGCGCTCGCCGCCAACGGTTTTGCTCGTCCTTCTGATATTCCATCTCAACCGCGAGCAGAGCCGCCTTATGGGCTTTCTCGGCGATCGATTGCGCGTCATGATCCTCTCCCGACGCCATGGATGTCTCGTAGACGCGATTATACGCGGCTTGGTAGATCTCTTGCGCACGCCGAGGAAGCTCAGCCCGAAGGTCTGCAGGGAGATCGGGCAGTTCTTCG is a genomic window containing:
- a CDS encoding CsbD family protein, which gives rise to MNWDQVEGNWKQFKGKAQQVWGDLTDDELDIIQGKRQELVGRLQKTYGYTKERAEQEADKWARELS
- a CDS encoding DUF3309 domain-containing protein — its product is MSLGTILLIVLIVLLIGAAPTWPYSSAWGYGPSGLLGVVLVVVLILLLLGRI
- a CDS encoding rhodanese-like domain-containing protein, which produces MFKQQFSTIDRDDLEQRMAAHSLNNKDRHRGFALVNVLGEGAFAMAHIPGSINIPHGNEDVFERRFAKDKEIIVYCASPDCSASDNVAAALVTRGFRRVFDYAGGLSDWQQGGYSIASSPSIEDAPTLPPLS
- a CDS encoding PA2169 family four-helix-bundle protein, producing the protein MESDTVNRLLRNELSSVETYRQALDRFRQDFGQVAAFQELDTLYRDHEDAVRILETQVEQLGGEPVPDSGVWGSWAKLVMGSAELLGEKAALKALREGEESGAKDYREAAQEADVSSEVKSLIENNLLRRAQAHVQVLEDLMQGL
- a CDS encoding MgtC/SapB family protein yields the protein MEDEQRAFLRLSVALAIGLLIGVERGWKEREAREGERVAGVRTYGLIGLLGGGMALVAERLGPLPLALAFLALAGVLTAAYAINVERDDDAGITSLVAGLLTFAFGALAALGQVAVAAASAVVTTLLLSFKPVLHRWVSALERKELRRAGLKLLLISVVLLPILPDRGYGPWQALNPYQIWWMVVLIAGISFAGYFAIKLAGARKGVMMIAGLCAGVASSTALTLHFSRMARREPDATPVLATGILLACGTMYPRMLLIAGLINAQLLQRLWVAAAVMAALVYGTALCYWRSAAGKEETRAAAPLENPLELRVALGFGALLAVIMILGEALKAWLGEAGVLMLAGASGVAEVDAITLSLARMSRGDLAPGVAVLVTAAAANSLLKSAMAAGIGGRQLGLRVGVPLLAASAGGLLAVWCLTTSV
- a CDS encoding putative zinc-binding metallopeptidase; amino-acid sequence: MQAFTCQACQQLIFFENVQCLRCGRTLGYLSEVAVLSALEPLGGDLWRALDPEAGSRSYRMCRNYRQENVCNWMVPAEESDTLCLACRFTRTIPDLAVPEHRGLWQRLEVAKRRLIYGLLGLGLPLINKQQDAERGLAFAFLASPDPQFRETDAVRTGHEQGLITLDIKEADDAVRERTRLEMSEVYRTLLGHFRHESGHYYWERLIRSTEHLDSWRALFGDERSDYAQALRNYYNNGPPADWQDHFVSNYASAHPWEDWAESWAHYLHIVDTLETARNFSLRVITPKGAAGASIAAPDGVTAYRPHSIETMIASWLPLTYAINGMNRSMGQPDMYPFALSPRAIEKLGFVHHVVSGAAQPYNVR
- a CDS encoding CreA family protein codes for the protein MKIACFIGLAMLIVGQAHAEEIGCISTTFRFLGANDKVCVEAFDDPEIPGVSCHISQARTGGIKGPLGLAEDPSRFGVSCRQTGPIAVTEKISEEREVFSANTSILFKETQVHRLYDRKRNALVYIAISTKIIEGSPMSAISTVPIVRWEGVAAP
- a CDS encoding ChaB family protein — its product is MSYEELPDLPADLRAELPRRAQEIYQAAYNRVYETSMASGEDHDAQSIAEKAHKAALLAVEMEYQKDEQNRWRRAPISEDMDKLPGERAVSGRSKGH